The following proteins are co-located in the Triticum aestivum cultivar Chinese Spring chromosome 1A, IWGSC CS RefSeq v2.1, whole genome shotgun sequence genome:
- the LOC101669862 gene encoding shaggy-related protein kinase GSK2 isoform X2 — protein MEHPAPAPEPMLLDEQPPTAVACEKKQQDGEAPYAEGNDAMTGHIISTTIGGKNGEPKQTISYMAERVVGTGSFGIVFQAKCLETGETVAIKKVLQDRRYKNRELQLMRSMIHSNVVSLKHCFFSTTSRDELFLNLVMEYVPETLYRVLKHYSNAKQGMPLIYVKLYTYQLFRGLAYIHTVPGVCHRDVKPQNVLVDPLTHQVKICDFGSAKVLVAGEPNISYICSRYYRAPELIFGATEYTTSIDIWSAGCVLAELLLGQPLFPGESAVDQLVEIIKVLGTPTREEIRCMNPNYTEFRFPQIKAHPWHKVFHKKMPPEAIDLASRLLQYSPSLRCTALDACAHPFFDELWEPNARLPNGRPFPPLFNFKHELANASQDLINRLVPEHVRRQAGLAFVHAGS, from the exons ATGGAGCatccggcgccggcgccggagccGATGCTGCTCGACGAGCAGCCCCCCACCGCAGTCGCCTGCGAGAAG AAGCAGCAGGATGGCGAGGCGCCGTATGCGGAGGGGAACGACGCCATGACCGGTCACATCATCTCCACCACCATCGGCGGCAAGAACGGCGAGCCCAAGCAG ACGATTAGCTACATGGCGGAGCGCGTTGTGGGCACTGGTTCGTTTGGCATCGTCTTTCAG GCTAAATGCCTGGAGACCGGGGAGACAGTGGCCATTAAGAAGGTACTGCAGGACCGACGGTACAAGAATCGTGAGCTGCAGCTTATGCGTTCGATGATCCATTCCAATGTTGTCTCCCTCAAGCACTGCTTCTTCTCAACCACAAGTAGAGATGAGCTGTTTCTGAACCTTGTCATGGAGTATGTCCCGGAGACACTCTACCGCGTGCTTAAGCACTACAGTAATGCCAAACAGGGGATGCCACTTATCTACGTCAAGCTTTACACCTATCAG CTATTCAGGGGGCTGGCGTACATTCATACTGTTCCAGGAGTCTGTCACAGGGATGTGAAGCCACAAAATGTTTTG GTTGATCCTTTAACACATCAAGTTAAGATCTGCGACTTTGGAAGCGCGAAAGTTCTG GTGGCGGGTGAGCCCAATATATCATACATATGCTCACGCTACTACCGTGCTCCGGAGCTTATATTTGGTGCGACTGAATATACAACATCGATAGATATATGGTCAGCTGGTTGTGTTCTTGCAGAACTGCTCCTTGGTCAG CCATTATTTCCAGGCGAGAGTGCAGTCGATCAACTTGTAGAGATAATCAAG GTTCTTGGAACGCCAACTCGGGAGGAAATACGTTGTATGAACCCGAATTATACGGAGTTTAGGTTTCCACAGATAAAAGCTCATCCTTGGCACAAG GTTTTCCACAAGAAAATGCCTCCTGAAGCCATAGATCTTGCTTCACGTCTTCTTCAATATTCACCAAGCCTCCGTTGCACTGCT CTTGACGCATGTGCGCATCCTTTCTTTGATGAGCTATGGGAGCCTAACGCGCGCCTGCCAAATGGACGCCCGTTCCCACCTCTGTTCAACTTCAAGCATGAA CTGGCCAATGCTTCACAAGACCTCATCAACAGGCTTGTGCCTGAACATGTTCGCCGACAAGCTGGTCTTGCTTTCGTGCATGCGGGGAGCTAA
- the LOC101669862 gene encoding shaggy-related protein kinase GSK2 isoform X1, protein MVLAVCFLAWCSVELMFSVLFSLGALVEQKQQDGEAPYAEGNDAMTGHIISTTIGGKNGEPKQTISYMAERVVGTGSFGIVFQAKCLETGETVAIKKVLQDRRYKNRELQLMRSMIHSNVVSLKHCFFSTTSRDELFLNLVMEYVPETLYRVLKHYSNAKQGMPLIYVKLYTYQLFRGLAYIHTVPGVCHRDVKPQNVLVDPLTHQVKICDFGSAKVLVAGEPNISYICSRYYRAPELIFGATEYTTSIDIWSAGCVLAELLLGQPLFPGESAVDQLVEIIKVLGTPTREEIRCMNPNYTEFRFPQIKAHPWHKVFHKKMPPEAIDLASRLLQYSPSLRCTALDACAHPFFDELWEPNARLPNGRPFPPLFNFKHELANASQDLINRLVPEHVRRQAGLAFVHAGS, encoded by the exons ATGGTGTTGGCCGTGTGTTTCTTGGCGTGGTGTTCCGTTGAGCTGATGTTTAGCGTGTTGTTTTCGTTGGGCGCTCTTGTTGAGCAGAAGCAGCAGGATGGCGAGGCGCCGTATGCGGAGGGGAACGACGCCATGACCGGTCACATCATCTCCACCACCATCGGCGGCAAGAACGGCGAGCCCAAGCAG ACGATTAGCTACATGGCGGAGCGCGTTGTGGGCACTGGTTCGTTTGGCATCGTCTTTCAG GCTAAATGCCTGGAGACCGGGGAGACAGTGGCCATTAAGAAGGTACTGCAGGACCGACGGTACAAGAATCGTGAGCTGCAGCTTATGCGTTCGATGATCCATTCCAATGTTGTCTCCCTCAAGCACTGCTTCTTCTCAACCACAAGTAGAGATGAGCTGTTTCTGAACCTTGTCATGGAGTATGTCCCGGAGACACTCTACCGCGTGCTTAAGCACTACAGTAATGCCAAACAGGGGATGCCACTTATCTACGTCAAGCTTTACACCTATCAG CTATTCAGGGGGCTGGCGTACATTCATACTGTTCCAGGAGTCTGTCACAGGGATGTGAAGCCACAAAATGTTTTG GTTGATCCTTTAACACATCAAGTTAAGATCTGCGACTTTGGAAGCGCGAAAGTTCTG GTGGCGGGTGAGCCCAATATATCATACATATGCTCACGCTACTACCGTGCTCCGGAGCTTATATTTGGTGCGACTGAATATACAACATCGATAGATATATGGTCAGCTGGTTGTGTTCTTGCAGAACTGCTCCTTGGTCAG CCATTATTTCCAGGCGAGAGTGCAGTCGATCAACTTGTAGAGATAATCAAG GTTCTTGGAACGCCAACTCGGGAGGAAATACGTTGTATGAACCCGAATTATACGGAGTTTAGGTTTCCACAGATAAAAGCTCATCCTTGGCACAAG GTTTTCCACAAGAAAATGCCTCCTGAAGCCATAGATCTTGCTTCACGTCTTCTTCAATATTCACCAAGCCTCCGTTGCACTGCT CTTGACGCATGTGCGCATCCTTTCTTTGATGAGCTATGGGAGCCTAACGCGCGCCTGCCAAATGGACGCCCGTTCCCACCTCTGTTCAACTTCAAGCATGAA CTGGCCAATGCTTCACAAGACCTCATCAACAGGCTTGTGCCTGAACATGTTCGCCGACAAGCTGGTCTTGCTTTCGTGCATGCGGGGAGCTAA